The following coding sequences lie in one Deferribacterota bacterium genomic window:
- a CDS encoding dipeptidase has translation MSYIDYLYAVNIEQTEINENKGLKTNNNQTNLYDNPSVVIRHNGNMDPLKIHYNLNLVDLHCDTLLNISDNNTDIAKRNNIGHIDIPRMIGGGVDIQVFAAWVAPDYYPDRSFERTATLIKAFKGTVRSTSVLEQAYNTSDLKRIKKEGKIAAILAIEAGDALEGKLENLDYFYRQGVRYITLTWNYSNQIADGVSKSFKGSNRSNGGLTPFGRAVIERMNQLGMLVDVSHLSEESFWDVIKASKSLVIASHSNAWQVCNHERNLKDEQIVAIASKGGVIGVANVAPYLNDSGEATIDDIIKHINYIVDLVGINHVSIGSDFDGTDEVAKDLEDSSYFPNLTRRLIEEGYTLDDVKKIMGENFIRVFKEVCK, from the coding sequence TTGAGTTATATAGATTATCTATATGCCGTTAATATAGAGCAAACGGAAATAAATGAAAATAAAGGGTTAAAAACAAATAATAATCAGACTAATTTATATGATAACCCAAGTGTAGTTATAAGGCATAATGGCAATATGGATCCCCTAAAGATTCATTACAATCTCAATTTAGTTGATTTACATTGTGATACACTGCTAAATATATCTGACAATAATACAGATATAGCTAAGAGAAATAATATCGGTCATATTGATATACCCAGAATGATAGGAGGAGGAGTTGATATACAAGTTTTTGCAGCATGGGTTGCACCTGATTATTACCCAGATAGGTCATTTGAGAGAACAGCCACACTAATAAAAGCCTTTAAGGGAACAGTAAGAAGCACCTCTGTCCTTGAACAGGCATATAATACATCTGATTTAAAAAGAATAAAAAAGGAAGGAAAAATTGCAGCAATCCTTGCTATAGAGGCTGGTGATGCCTTAGAGGGGAAACTTGAAAATTTAGACTATTTCTATAGACAAGGTGTTAGATATATAACCTTAACGTGGAACTATAGCAACCAAATTGCTGATGGTGTATCTAAAAGCTTTAAAGGCTCAAATAGGTCAAATGGCGGACTTACCCCTTTTGGTAGGGCAGTTATAGAGAGGATGAATCAGCTAGGTATGTTAGTAGATGTCTCTCATCTGTCAGAAGAAAGTTTTTGGGATGTTATTAAGGCAAGTAAATCACTAGTTATTGCAAGCCATTCTAATGCATGGCAGGTTTGTAACCATGAGAGAAATCTTAAAGATGAGCAGATTGTTGCCATAGCAAGTAAAGGGGGTGTGATTGGTGTTGCAAATGTAGCTCCTTATTTAAATGACTCTGGAGAAGCTACAATAGATGATATTATTAAGCATATAAACTACATTGTAGATTTAGTCGGTATTAACCATGTATCAATAGGATCTGATTTTGATGGAACAGATGAAGTAGCTAAAGACTTAGAGGATTCTTCTTATTTTCCAAACTTGACTAGAAGGCTAATTGAGGAAGGTTATACCTTAGATGATGTAAAGAAAATAATGGGAGAGAATTTTATAAGAGTTTTTAAAGAGGTGTGTAAATAG